Proteins encoded by one window of Polaribacter haliotis:
- the proS gene encoding proline--tRNA ligase yields the protein MSKHLTKRADDYSKWYNELVVKADLAENSAVRGCMVIKPYGFAIWEKMQAELDRMFKETGHQNAYFPLFVPKSLFEAEEKNAEGFAKECAVVTHYRLQNDPDNPGKLRVDPEAKLEEELVVRPTSEAIIWNTYKGWIQSYRDLPLLINQWANVVRWEMRTRLFLRTAEFLWQEGHTAHATKTEAVSEARQMQDVYATFAENFMAMPVIKGYKSDSERFAGAEDTFTIEALMQDGKALQAGTSHFLGQNFAKAFDVKFTSKEGKQEHVWATSWGVSTRLIGGLIMTHSDDSGLVLPPKLAPIQVVIVPIYKGEEQLASISKKVAEFVKEFRKKGISVKFDDRDTYRPGAKFAEYELKGVPVRIAFGGRDLENNTVEVARRDTFKKETVSQDTIVDFVVNLLEEIQENLFKKAIDYRAEHTTEVNDFKEFKKVIKNKGGFVSAHWDGTEETEDKIKEYTKATIRCIPNDAKEEAGVCVFSGKPSTKRVLFAKAY from the coding sequence ATGAGTAAACATTTAACAAAACGAGCAGACGATTATTCTAAATGGTATAACGAACTAGTTGTAAAAGCAGATCTTGCAGAAAACTCTGCAGTTAGAGGTTGTATGGTTATAAAACCATATGGTTTTGCGATTTGGGAAAAAATGCAAGCAGAATTAGATAGAATGTTTAAAGAAACAGGCCATCAAAATGCTTATTTTCCTTTGTTTGTGCCAAAAAGTTTGTTTGAGGCTGAAGAAAAAAATGCAGAAGGTTTTGCAAAAGAATGTGCAGTTGTAACACATTATCGATTACAAAACGACCCAGATAATCCTGGCAAGTTACGTGTAGATCCAGAAGCTAAATTAGAAGAAGAATTAGTCGTTAGACCAACTTCCGAAGCAATTATTTGGAATACTTACAAAGGTTGGATTCAATCTTATAGAGATTTACCTTTATTAATAAATCAATGGGCAAATGTTGTTCGTTGGGAAATGCGTACACGTTTATTTTTACGTACAGCAGAATTTTTATGGCAAGAAGGACATACTGCACACGCAACAAAAACAGAAGCCGTTTCAGAAGCAAGACAAATGCAAGATGTTTATGCAACTTTTGCGGAAAATTTTATGGCAATGCCAGTTATAAAAGGATACAAATCGGACAGTGAACGTTTTGCTGGTGCAGAAGATACTTTTACAATTGAAGCATTAATGCAAGATGGAAAAGCTTTACAAGCAGGAACAAGCCACTTTTTAGGACAAAATTTCGCCAAAGCTTTTGATGTAAAGTTTACTTCTAAAGAAGGAAAACAGGAACATGTTTGGGCAACATCTTGGGGAGTCTCTACACGATTAATTGGTGGTTTAATTATGACCCATTCAGATGACAGTGGTTTGGTATTACCTCCAAAATTAGCTCCAATACAAGTTGTAATTGTTCCAATATATAAAGGTGAAGAACAATTAGCTTCAATTTCGAAAAAAGTTGCTGAATTTGTAAAAGAATTTCGCAAAAAAGGGATTTCTGTTAAGTTTGATGATAGAGACACGTACAGGCCTGGAGCAAAATTTGCTGAATACGAATTAAAAGGAGTTCCAGTAAGAATTGCTTTTGGAGGAAGAGATTTAGAAAACAATACAGTAGAAGTTGCTAGAAGAGACACTTTTAAGAAAGAAACTGTTTCACAAGATACTATTGTAGATTTTGTAGTTAATTTATTAGAAGAAATTCAAGAAAATTTATTCAAAAAAGCTATCGATTATAGAGCTGAACATACTACTGAAGTAAATGACTTTAAAGAATTTAAAAAAGTTATTAAAAATAAAGGAGGTTTTGTTTCTGCACATTGGGATGGAACAGAAGAAACAGAAGATAAAATTAAAGAATATACAAAAGCGACTATTCGTTGTATACCAAATGACGCAAAGGAAGAAGCAGGAGTTTGTGTTTTTAGTGGAAAACCATCCACTAAAAGAGTTCTTTTTGCAAAAGCATATTAA
- the rpsT gene encoding 30S ribosomal protein S20, whose amino-acid sequence MANHKSALKRIRSNEAKRLRNKYQHKTTRNAVRDLRATEDKKEAESNLGKVISMLDKLAKNNIIHQNKAANLKSKLTKHVAAL is encoded by the coding sequence ATGGCAAATCATAAGTCAGCATTAAAAAGAATTAGAAGTAACGAAGCTAAAAGGTTACGTAACAAATATCAGCACAAAACTACACGTAATGCTGTTAGAGATTTACGTGCAACTGAAGACAAGAAAGAAGCAGAATCTAACTTAGGTAAAGTTATTTCTATGTTAGACAAGTTAGCTAAGAACAACATTATTCACCAGAATAAAGCAGCAAATTTAAAATCTAAATTAACAAAGCACGTAGCTGCATTGTAA
- the rodA gene encoding rod shape-determining protein RodA has product MRQERNNIFAGIDWILIFLYIILVGFGWLNIYAASSSEEDVELLSFSTKYGKQLIFICLTIPLIIIVLFFNSKFYEKFSSMLYIISLLSLVGLFIFGKKINGATSWYNFGVIGLQPSEFVKAFTALAVAKLLSDRQYNFKLIKNQIKAFIIVFFPAFLIFLQPDAGSALIYLSFFFVLNREGLTLNYILLGSAFIVLFLLTIFFGAKWMLISSFILITIIAFYLFYREGKRFFRFKWYKLLVVYLILGLFIAGTGYGYKNVLPSHQKDRFDILLGKKTDNKGIGYNSYQSELTISSGGFKGKGYLKGDLTQGDFVPEQHTDYIFSVVGEEWGFLGTTAVIFLFMLMLYRIIYLAETHNNKFGRIYGYGLASILFFHVIVNIGMVIGLLPTVGIPLPFFSYGGSSLWGFTILLFIFIRLDAHKDYEW; this is encoded by the coding sequence TTGCGTCAGGAACGAAATAATATTTTTGCAGGTATCGATTGGATTTTAATTTTCCTCTACATAATTTTAGTTGGTTTTGGCTGGTTAAACATCTATGCTGCTTCCAGTTCAGAAGAAGATGTAGAACTACTAAGCTTTTCTACAAAATATGGTAAACAATTAATATTTATTTGTTTAACTATTCCTTTGATAATTATAGTTCTTTTTTTCAATTCAAAATTTTATGAAAAATTTTCAAGTATGCTCTACATCATATCACTGTTATCATTGGTAGGTTTATTTATATTTGGAAAGAAAATTAATGGAGCAACTTCTTGGTATAATTTTGGGGTAATTGGTTTACAGCCATCCGAATTTGTAAAAGCATTTACTGCATTGGCAGTCGCAAAACTATTAAGTGATCGTCAATACAACTTCAAGTTAATTAAAAACCAGATAAAAGCGTTTATTATTGTCTTTTTTCCTGCTTTTTTAATTTTTTTACAGCCAGATGCTGGTTCTGCACTTATTTATTTGTCGTTCTTTTTTGTGCTTAATAGAGAAGGGTTAACATTAAACTATATACTACTGGGCTCTGCATTTATAGTATTATTTTTATTAACGATTTTCTTTGGTGCTAAATGGATGTTAATATCATCATTTATATTAATAACAATAATTGCATTTTATCTGTTTTACAGAGAAGGAAAACGTTTTTTTCGTTTTAAGTGGTATAAATTATTAGTGGTATATCTCATATTAGGTTTATTTATTGCTGGAACAGGTTATGGATATAAGAATGTTTTGCCTTCGCATCAAAAAGACAGATTTGATATTTTACTAGGTAAGAAAACAGATAATAAAGGTATTGGTTACAACTCTTATCAATCGGAGCTTACAATTAGTTCTGGTGGCTTTAAAGGAAAAGGGTATTTAAAAGGCGATTTAACGCAAGGAGATTTTGTGCCAGAACAACATACAGATTATATTTTTAGTGTAGTTGGAGAAGAGTGGGGTTTTTTAGGAACGACTGCAGTTATTTTTCTGTTTATGTTAATGTTATATCGAATTATATATTTAGCAGAAACACACAATAACAAATTCGGAAGGATTTACGGCTATGGATTGGCTTCCATTCTCTTTTTTCATGTAATTGTTAATATAGGAATGGTAATTGGATTATTGCCAACTGTAGGAATTCCACTACCTTTTTTTAGTTATGGAGGTTCATCTCTTTGGGGCTTTACAATTCTGTTATTTATCTTTATTAGGCTAGATGCTCATAAAGATTATGAGTGGTAG